In the genome of Triticum urartu cultivar G1812 chromosome 5, Tu2.1, whole genome shotgun sequence, one region contains:
- the LOC125506862 gene encoding lipoxygenase 2.1, chloroplastic isoform X2: MLTATKSLVGGACAAPSPARRRTFVVPEARRKPGNGRRTSVSKVGSTSTTTTTTTTLSSDSNGTAVGTVTRPDAHVRDRTQTTEMKATVTVHMSKAAGVRDFLYDLILKTWLHVDLVSSELDPQTGQEWEPISGAVKHSGRVDDEWDMYEATFKVPGSFGPIGAVQVTNYHHSEMLLGDIEVFPTGQEESAVTFHCNSWIDPSHCTPDKRVFFPERSYLPSQTPKGVEALRKRELEILRGTGCGERKEHDRIYDYDVYNDLGNPDDEKNPTTRPVLGGKEHPYPRRCRTGRPRSKKDPFSEERSHKDHIYVPRDEAFTERKMGAFDTKKFMSQLHALTTGIKTAKHKDQSFPSLSAIDKLYDDNFRNQPVQPEGGKLRFVIDLLETELLHLFKLEGAAFLEGIRRVFKFETPEIHDRDKFAWFRDEEFARQTIAGMNPLSIQLVTEFPIKSKLDEATYGPADSLITEELVEEQIRRVMTVEEAVANKKLFMLDYHDLLLPYVLKVRKLEGTTLYGSRALFFLTADGTLRPIAIELTRPKSKRKPQWRQVFTPGCDGSVTGSWLWQLAKAHVLAHDAGVHQLVSHWLRTHACTEPYIIAANRQLSQMHPVYRLLHPHFRFTMEINAQARAMLINADGIIEGSFAPGEYSIELSSVAYDQQWRFDMEALPEDLIRRGMAVRKENGELELAIEDYPYANDGLLIWDAIKEWALTYVEHYYPCTADIVDDEELQAWWTEVRTKGHADKQDEPWWPELDSHENLAQALATIMWVTSAHHAAVNFGQYPMAGYIPNRPTMARRNMPTEMGGDDMRAFVEAPEKVLLDTFPSQYQSAIVLAILDLLSTHSSDEEYMGTHEEPSWKQDGVIRQAFDKFKERTRDIVEQVDEWNNDPDRKNRHGAGMVPYVLLRPSDGDPTDEKMVMEMGIPNSISI, encoded by the exons ATGCTAACGGCGACGAAGTCTCTGGTAGGCGGTGCATGTGCCGCCCCGTCGCCGGCCCGGCGGCGGACGTTTGTGGTGCCCGAGGCTCGCCGGAAACCAGGCAATGGCCGCCGCACCAGTGTGTCCAAGGTTGGCagcaccagcaccaccaccactaCCACCACCACCTTGTCCTCCGACTCCAATGGGACGGCCGTTGGCACGGTCACCCGCCCGGATGCCCACGTCCGGGACCGCACGCAGACCACCGAGATGAAGGCCACGGTGACGGTGCACATGAGTAAGGCAGCCGGGGTTCGTGATTTCCTGTACGATCTCATCCTCAAAACTTGGTTGCACGTTGACCTCGTCAGCTCCGAATTGGATCCAC AAACGGGACAGGAGTGGGAGCCCATCTCCGGGGCCGTCAAGCACTCAGGTAGAGTGGACGACGAGTGGGACATGTACGAGGCCACCTTCAAGGTGCCGGGATCCTTTGGACCCATTGGCGCCGTTCAAGTCACAAACTACCACCACAGCGAGATGTTGCTGGGGGACATCGAGGTCTTCCCCACCGGCCAGGAGGAGTCCGCCGTCACGTTCCACTGCAACTCCTGGATCGACCCATCTCACTGCACCCCCGACAAGCGTGTTTTCTTTCCCGAG CGCTCGTACCTTCCGTCGCAGACGCCCAAGGGCGTGGAGGCGTTGCGCAAGCGTGAGCTCGAGATCCTCCGCGGCACCGGCTGCGGCGAGCGCAAGGAACACGACCGCATCTACGACTACGATGTGTACAATGACCTCGGCAACCCCGACGACGAAAAGAACCCCACCACACGGCCCGTGCTGGGTGGCAAGGAGCACCCCTACCCGCGGCGCTGCCGCACGGGCCGCCCTCGCAGCAAGAAAGACCCGTTTTCGGAGGAGAGGAGCCACAAGGACCACATCTACGTGCCCCGGGACGAGGCCTTCACGGAGCGCAAGATGGGAGCCTTCGACACCAAGAAGTTCATGTCGCAGCTGCACGCCCTGACCACGGGCATAAAGACCGCCAAACACAAGGACCAGAGCTTCCCCTCCTTGTCGGCCATTGACAAGCTGTACGACGACAACTTCAGGAACCAGCCGGTGCAGCCCGAAGGGGGGAAGCTCAGGTTCGTCATCGATTTGCTTGAGACGGAGCTGCTCCACCTCTTCAAGCTCGAAGGGGCCGCGTTCCTCGAGGGGATACGCAGGGTCTTCAAGTTTGAGACGCCAGAGATTCATGACA GGGACAAGTTTGCTTGGTTCAGAGACGAGGAGTTTGCGCGACAAACCATCGCAGGGATGAACCCATTGAGCATCCAACTAGTCACG GAGTTTCCTATCAAGAGCAAGTTGGACGAGGCAACCTACGGCCCGGCAGACTCCCTCATCACTGAAGAGCTGGTTGAAGAGCAGATCAGACGTGTCATGACAGTTGAGGAGGCCGTGGCTAACAAGAAGCTCTTCATGCTGGACTACCATGACTTGTTGCTGCCATACGTCCTCAAGGTCCGCAAGCTCGAGGGCACCACCTTGTACGGCTCGCGCGCGCTCTTCTTCCTCACCGCCGACGGCACGCTCCGGCCCATCGCCATCGAGCTCACCAGGCCCAAGTCCAAGCGCAAGCCGCAGTGGCGCCAGGTCTTCACGCCTGGATGCGACGGCAGCGTCACGGGGTCCTGGCTGTGGCAGCTCGCCAAGGCCCATGTCCTGGCTCACGACGCCGGCGTCCACCAGCTCGTCAGCCACTGGCTGAGGACGCACGCCTGCACCGAGCCCTACATCATCGCCGCCAACCGGCAGCTCAGCCAGATGCACCCCGTCTACCGCCTGCTGCACCCGCACTTCCGCTTTACCATGGAGATCAACGCGCAGGCGCGCGCGATGCTCATCAATGCCGATGGCATCATCGAGGGCTCCTTCGCGCCCGGGGAGTACTCCATTGAGCTCAGCTCCGTGGCTTACGACCAGCAGTGGCGGTTCGACATGGAGGCCCTGCCGGAAGACCTCATCCGGAGGGGCATGGCGGTCAGGAAGGAGAATGGCGAGCTGGAGCTGGCCATAGAGGACTACCCCTACGCCAACGACGGCCTGCTCATCTGGGACGCCATCAAGGAGTGGGCGTTGACCTACGTGGAGCACTACTACCCGTGCACCGCGGACATCGTCGATGACGAGGAGCTCCAGGCTTGGTGGACCGAGGTGCGCACCAAAGGCcacgccgacaagcaggacgagCCGTGGTGGCCCGAGCTGGACAGCCATGAGAACCTGGCGCAGGCCCTGGCGACCATCATGTGGGTCACGTCGGCGCATCACGCCGCCGTCAACTTCGGGCAGTACCCCATGGCCGGGTACATCCCCAACCGCCCGACCATGGCCCGGAGGAACATGCCGACCGAGATGGGTGGCGACGAC ATGCGCGCGTTCGTGGAGGCGCCGGAGAAGGTGCTGCTGGACACGTTCCCGTCCCAGTACCAGAGTGCCATAGTCCTTGCCATCTTGGACCTCCTGTCGACGCACTCGTCGGATGAGGAGTACATGGGCACGCACGAAGAGCCGTCATGGAAACAGGATGGGGTGATCAGGCAGGcatttgacaagttcaaggagagGACTAGGGACATCGTGGAGCAGGTGGACGAGTGGAACAACGACCCCGACCGGAAAAACCGGCACGGCGCCGGCATGGTGCCGTATGTGCTGCTCAGGCCGTCGGACGGTGATCCTACGGACGAGAAGATGGTGATGGAGATGGGAATCCCCAACAGCATCTCCATTTGA
- the LOC125506862 gene encoding lipoxygenase 2.1, chloroplastic isoform X1: MLTATKSLVGGACAAPSPARRRTFVVPEARRKPGNGRRTSVSKVGSTSTTTTTTTTLSSDSNGTAVGTVTRPDAHVRDRTQTTEMKATVTVHMSKAAGVRDFLYDLILKTWLHVDLVSSELDPQTGQEWEPISGAVKHSGRVDDEWDMYEATFKVPGSFGPIGAVQVTNYHHSEMLLGDIEVFPTGQEESAVTFHCNSWIDPSHCTPDKRVFFPERSYLPSQTPKGVEALRKRELEILRGTGCGERKEHDRIYDYDVYNDLGNPDDEKNPTTRPVLGGKEHPYPRRCRTGRPRSKKDPFSEERSHKDHIYVPRDEAFTERKMGAFDTKKFMSQLHALTTGIKTAKHKDQSFPSLSAIDKLYDDNFRNQPVQPEGGKLRFVIDLLETELLHLFKLEGAAFLEGIRRVFKFETPEIHDRDKFAWFRDEEFARQTIAGMNPLSIQLVTEFPIKSKLDEATYGPADSLITEELVEEQIRRVMTVEEAVANKKLFMLDYHDLLLPYVLKVRKLEGTTLYGSRALFFLTADGTLRPIAIELTRPKSKRKPQWRQVFTPGCDGSVTGSWLWQLAKAHVLAHDAGVHQLVSHWLRTHACTEPYIIAANRQLSQMHPVYRLLHPHFRFTMEINAQARAMLINADGIIEGSFAPGEYSIELSSVAYDQQWRFDMEALPEDLIRRGMAVRKENGELELAIEDYPYANDGLLIWDAIKEWALTYVEHYYPCTADIVDDEELQAWWTEVRTKGHADKQDEPWWPELDSHENLAQALATIMWVTSAHHAAVNFGQYPMAGYIPNRPTMARRNMPTEMGGDDMRAFVEAPEKVLLDTFPSQYQSAIVLAILDLLSTHSSDEEYMGTHEEPSWKQDGVIRQAFDKFKERTRDIVEQVDEWNNDPDRKNRHGAGMVPYVLLRPSDGDPTDEKMVMEMGIPNSISI, from the exons ATGCTAACGGCGACGAAGTCTCTGGTAGGCGGTGCATGTGCCGCCCCGTCGCCGGCCCGGCGGCGGACGTTTGTGGTGCCCGAGGCTCGCCGGAAACCAGGCAATGGCCGCCGCACCAGTGTGTCCAAGGTTGGCagcaccagcaccaccaccactaCCACCACCACCTTGTCCTCCGACTCCAATGGGACGGCCGTTGGCACGGTCACCCGCCCGGATGCCCACGTCCGGGACCGCACGCAGACCACCGAGATGAAGGCCACGGTGACGGTGCACATGAGTAAGGCAGCCGGGGTTCGTGATTTCCTGTACGATCTCATCCTCAAAACTTGGTTGCACGTTGACCTCGTCAGCTCCGAATTGGATCCAC AAACGGGACAGGAGTGGGAGCCCATCTCCGGGGCCGTCAAGCACTCAGGTAGAGTGGACGACGAGTGGGACATGTACGAGGCCACCTTCAAGGTGCCGGGATCCTTTGGACCCATTGGCGCCGTTCAAGTCACAAACTACCACCACAGCGAGATGTTGCTGGGGGACATCGAGGTCTTCCCCACCGGCCAGGAGGAGTCCGCCGTCACGTTCCACTGCAACTCCTGGATCGACCCATCTCACTGCACCCCCGACAAGCGTGTTTTCTTTCCCGAG CGCTCGTACCTTCCGTCGCAGACGCCCAAGGGCGTGGAGGCGTTGCGCAAGCGTGAGCTCGAGATCCTCCGCGGCACCGGCTGCGGCGAGCGCAAGGAACACGACCGCATCTACGACTACGATGTGTACAATGACCTCGGCAACCCCGACGACGAAAAGAACCCCACCACACGGCCCGTGCTGGGTGGCAAGGAGCACCCCTACCCGCGGCGCTGCCGCACGGGCCGCCCTCGCAGCAAGAAAGACCCGTTTTCGGAGGAGAGGAGCCACAAGGACCACATCTACGTGCCCCGGGACGAGGCCTTCACGGAGCGCAAGATGGGAGCCTTCGACACCAAGAAGTTCATGTCGCAGCTGCACGCCCTGACCACGGGCATAAAGACCGCCAAACACAAGGACCAGAGCTTCCCCTCCTTGTCGGCCATTGACAAGCTGTACGACGACAACTTCAGGAACCAGCCGGTGCAGCCCGAAGGGGGGAAGCTCAGGTTCGTCATCGATTTGCTTGAGACGGAGCTGCTCCACCTCTTCAAGCTCGAAGGGGCCGCGTTCCTCGAGGGGATACGCAGGGTCTTCAAGTTTGAGACGCCAGAGATTCATGACA GGGACAAGTTTGCTTGGTTCAGAGACGAGGAGTTTGCGCGACAAACCATCGCAGGGATGAACCCATTGAGCATCCAACTAGTCACG GAGTTTCCTATCAAGAGCAAGTTGGACGAGGCAACCTACGGCCCGGCAGACTCCCTCATCACTGAAGAGCTGGTTGAAGAGCAGATCAGACGTGTCATGACAGTTGAGGAGGCCGTGGCTAACAAGAAGCTCTTCATGCTGGACTACCATGACTTGTTGCTGCCATACGTCCTCAAGGTCCGCAAGCTCGAGGGCACCACCTTGTACGGCTCGCGCGCGCTCTTCTTCCTCACCGCCGACGGCACGCTCCGGCCCATCGCCATCGAGCTCACCAGGCCCAAGTCCAAGCGCAAGCCGCAGTGGCGCCAGGTCTTCACGCCTGGATGCGACGGCAGCGTCACGGGGTCCTGGCTGTGGCAGCTCGCCAAGGCCCATGTCCTGGCTCACGACGCCGGCGTCCACCAGCTCGTCAGCCACTGGCTGAGGACGCACGCCTGCACCGAGCCCTACATCATCGCCGCCAACCGGCAGCTCAGCCAGATGCACCCCGTCTACCGCCTGCTGCACCCGCACTTCCGCTTTACCATGGAGATCAACGCGCAGGCGCGCGCGATGCTCATCAATGCCGATGGCATCATCGAGGGCTCCTTCGCGCCCGGGGAGTACTCCATTGAGCTCAGCTCCGTGGCTTACGACCAGCAGTGGCGGTTCGACATGGAGGCCCTGCCGGAAGACCTCATCCGGAGGGGCATGGCGGTCAGGAAGGAGAATGGCGAGCTGGAGCTGGCCATAGAGGACTACCCCTACGCCAACGACGGCCTGCTCATCTGGGACGCCATCAAGGAGTGGGCGTTGACCTACGTGGAGCACTACTACCCGTGCACCGCGGACATCGTCGATGACGAGGAGCTCCAGGCTTGGTGGACCGAGGTGCGCACCAAAGGCcacgccgacaagcaggacgagCCGTGGTGGCCCGAGCTGGACAGCCATGAGAACCTGGCGCAGGCCCTGGCGACCATCATGTGGGTCACGTCGGCGCATCACGCCGCCGTCAACTTCGGGCAGTACCCCATGGCCGGGTACATCCCCAACCGCCCGACCATGGCCCGGAGGAACATGCCGACCGAGATGGGTGGCGACGACATGCGCGCGTTCGTGGAGGCGCCGGAGAAGGTGCTGCTGGACACGTTCCCGTCCCAGTACCAGAGTGCCATAGTCCTTGCCATCTTGGACCTCCTGTCGACGCACTCGTCGGATGAGGAGTACATGGGCACGCACGAAGAGCCGTCATGGAAACAGGATGGGGTGATCAGGCAGGcatttgacaagttcaaggagagGACTAGGGACATCGTGGAGCAGGTGGACGAGTGGAACAACGACCCCGACCGGAAAAACCGGCACGGCGCCGGCATGGTGCCGTATGTGCTGCTCAGGCCGTCGGACGGTGATCCTACGGACGAGAAGATGGTGATGGAGATGGGAATCCCCAACAGCATCTCCATTTGA
- the LOC125506862 gene encoding lipoxygenase 2.1, chloroplastic isoform X3, which translates to MLTATKSLVGGACAAPSPARRRTFVVPEARRKPGNGRRTSVSKVGSTSTTTTTTTTLSSDSNGTAVGTVTRPDAHVRDRTQTTEMKATVTVHMSKAAGVRDFLYDLILKTWLHVDLVSSELDPQTGQEWEPISGAVKHSGRVDDEWDMYEATFKVPGSFGPIGAVQVTNYHHSEMLLGDIEVFPTGQEESAVTFHCNSWIDPSHCTPDKRVFFPERSYLPSQTPKGVEALRKRELEILRGTGCGERKEHDRIYDYDVYNDLGNPDDEKNPTTRPVLGGKEHPYPRRCRTGRPRSKKDPFSEERSHKDHIYVPRDEAFTERKMGAFDTKKFMSQLHALTTGIKTAKHKDQSFPSLSAIDKLYDDNFRNQPVQPEGGKLRFVIDLLETELLHLFKLEGAAFLEGIRRVFKFETPEIHDRDKFAWFRDEEFARQTIAGMNPLSIQLVTEFPIKSKLDEATYGPADSLITEELVEEQIRRVMTVEEAVANKKLFMLDYHDLLLPYVLKVRKLEGTTLYGSRALFFLTADGTLRPIAIELTRPKSKRKPQWRQVFTPGCDGSVTGSWLWQLAKAHVLAHDAGVHQLVSHWLRTHACTEPYIIAANRQLSQMHPVYRLLHPHFRFTMEINAQARAMLINADGIIEGSFAPGEYSIELSSVAYDQQWRFDMEALPEDLIRRGMAVRKENGELELAIEDYPYANDGLLIWDAIKEWALTYVEHYYPCTADIVDDEELQAWWTEVRTKGHADKQDEPWWPELDSHENLAQALATIMWVTSAHHAAVNFGQYPMAGYIPNRPTMARRNMPTEMGGDDMRAFVEAPEKVLLDTFPSQYQSAIVLAILDLLSTHSSDEEYMGTHEEPSWKQDGVIRQAFDKFKERTRDIVEQVDEWNNDPDRKNRHGAGMVPYVLLRPSDGDPTDGDPTDEKMVMEMGIPNSISI; encoded by the exons ATGCTAACGGCGACGAAGTCTCTGGTAGGCGGTGCATGTGCCGCCCCGTCGCCGGCCCGGCGGCGGACGTTTGTGGTGCCCGAGGCTCGCCGGAAACCAGGCAATGGCCGCCGCACCAGTGTGTCCAAGGTTGGCagcaccagcaccaccaccactaCCACCACCACCTTGTCCTCCGACTCCAATGGGACGGCCGTTGGCACGGTCACCCGCCCGGATGCCCACGTCCGGGACCGCACGCAGACCACCGAGATGAAGGCCACGGTGACGGTGCACATGAGTAAGGCAGCCGGGGTTCGTGATTTCCTGTACGATCTCATCCTCAAAACTTGGTTGCACGTTGACCTCGTCAGCTCCGAATTGGATCCAC AAACGGGACAGGAGTGGGAGCCCATCTCCGGGGCCGTCAAGCACTCAGGTAGAGTGGACGACGAGTGGGACATGTACGAGGCCACCTTCAAGGTGCCGGGATCCTTTGGACCCATTGGCGCCGTTCAAGTCACAAACTACCACCACAGCGAGATGTTGCTGGGGGACATCGAGGTCTTCCCCACCGGCCAGGAGGAGTCCGCCGTCACGTTCCACTGCAACTCCTGGATCGACCCATCTCACTGCACCCCCGACAAGCGTGTTTTCTTTCCCGAG CGCTCGTACCTTCCGTCGCAGACGCCCAAGGGCGTGGAGGCGTTGCGCAAGCGTGAGCTCGAGATCCTCCGCGGCACCGGCTGCGGCGAGCGCAAGGAACACGACCGCATCTACGACTACGATGTGTACAATGACCTCGGCAACCCCGACGACGAAAAGAACCCCACCACACGGCCCGTGCTGGGTGGCAAGGAGCACCCCTACCCGCGGCGCTGCCGCACGGGCCGCCCTCGCAGCAAGAAAGACCCGTTTTCGGAGGAGAGGAGCCACAAGGACCACATCTACGTGCCCCGGGACGAGGCCTTCACGGAGCGCAAGATGGGAGCCTTCGACACCAAGAAGTTCATGTCGCAGCTGCACGCCCTGACCACGGGCATAAAGACCGCCAAACACAAGGACCAGAGCTTCCCCTCCTTGTCGGCCATTGACAAGCTGTACGACGACAACTTCAGGAACCAGCCGGTGCAGCCCGAAGGGGGGAAGCTCAGGTTCGTCATCGATTTGCTTGAGACGGAGCTGCTCCACCTCTTCAAGCTCGAAGGGGCCGCGTTCCTCGAGGGGATACGCAGGGTCTTCAAGTTTGAGACGCCAGAGATTCATGACA GGGACAAGTTTGCTTGGTTCAGAGACGAGGAGTTTGCGCGACAAACCATCGCAGGGATGAACCCATTGAGCATCCAACTAGTCACG GAGTTTCCTATCAAGAGCAAGTTGGACGAGGCAACCTACGGCCCGGCAGACTCCCTCATCACTGAAGAGCTGGTTGAAGAGCAGATCAGACGTGTCATGACAGTTGAGGAGGCCGTGGCTAACAAGAAGCTCTTCATGCTGGACTACCATGACTTGTTGCTGCCATACGTCCTCAAGGTCCGCAAGCTCGAGGGCACCACCTTGTACGGCTCGCGCGCGCTCTTCTTCCTCACCGCCGACGGCACGCTCCGGCCCATCGCCATCGAGCTCACCAGGCCCAAGTCCAAGCGCAAGCCGCAGTGGCGCCAGGTCTTCACGCCTGGATGCGACGGCAGCGTCACGGGGTCCTGGCTGTGGCAGCTCGCCAAGGCCCATGTCCTGGCTCACGACGCCGGCGTCCACCAGCTCGTCAGCCACTGGCTGAGGACGCACGCCTGCACCGAGCCCTACATCATCGCCGCCAACCGGCAGCTCAGCCAGATGCACCCCGTCTACCGCCTGCTGCACCCGCACTTCCGCTTTACCATGGAGATCAACGCGCAGGCGCGCGCGATGCTCATCAATGCCGATGGCATCATCGAGGGCTCCTTCGCGCCCGGGGAGTACTCCATTGAGCTCAGCTCCGTGGCTTACGACCAGCAGTGGCGGTTCGACATGGAGGCCCTGCCGGAAGACCTCATCCGGAGGGGCATGGCGGTCAGGAAGGAGAATGGCGAGCTGGAGCTGGCCATAGAGGACTACCCCTACGCCAACGACGGCCTGCTCATCTGGGACGCCATCAAGGAGTGGGCGTTGACCTACGTGGAGCACTACTACCCGTGCACCGCGGACATCGTCGATGACGAGGAGCTCCAGGCTTGGTGGACCGAGGTGCGCACCAAAGGCcacgccgacaagcaggacgagCCGTGGTGGCCCGAGCTGGACAGCCATGAGAACCTGGCGCAGGCCCTGGCGACCATCATGTGGGTCACGTCGGCGCATCACGCCGCCGTCAACTTCGGGCAGTACCCCATGGCCGGGTACATCCCCAACCGCCCGACCATGGCCCGGAGGAACATGCCGACCGAGATGGGTGGCGACGACATGCGCGCGTTCGTGGAGGCGCCGGAGAAGGTGCTGCTGGACACGTTCCCGTCCCAGTACCAGAGTGCCATAGTCCTTGCCATCTTGGACCTCCTGTCGACGCACTCGTCGGATGAGGAGTACATGGGCACGCACGAAGAGCCGTCATGGAAACAGGATGGGGTGATCAGGCAGGcatttgacaagttcaaggagagGACTAGGGACATCGTGGAGCAGGTGGACGAGTGGAACAACGACCCCGACCGGAAAAACCGGCACGGCGCCGGCATGGTGCCGTATGTGCTGCTCAGGCCGTCGGACGGTGATCCTA CGGACGGTGATCCTACGGACGAGAAGATGGTGATGGAGATGGGAATCCCCAACAGCATCTCCATTTGA